A window of Azospirillaceae bacterium genomic DNA:
GACGCCCAGGCCGACCAGGGCCACGCCGTAGACCTTCTGCATTGTCCGCGCCTTTCCCAACGCACGAGGCTCGCACCATAGGCGGGCCACGGTCACCGGGCAACGGCTGCCCGTGAGGATATGCGGCGGGCGGGCCGTTCAGCCCCTGGTCAGCCGCCAGACGCGGTAGAGCTTGTCCTCGGCCGCCACGTCGACCGTGGCGTCCTTGACGCCGGCTGCTTCCGCCATGCGGTCCACCGGCACCCGCTTCTGCACCACCAGCAGCATCTGGCCGCTGCGGGTCAACCGGCGGGGACCTTCCGTCAGCAGGTGGCGCAGGACCCCGTAGTCTTCGGCCTTGCCAAGGTGGATCGGCGGGTTGGAGGCGATCAGGTGGTAGGTGCCGGCCACATCGCCGAGCCCCGTTCCCAACGCCAGGCCGGCGCCGGGCACGTTCGCGCGTGCCGCCACCAAGGCGACGGTGTCGGCATCGAGCAGGTCCACCTGCGTCTCCGGCCACAGCGCCAGGATGGCGGCCCCCACCACACCAATCCCACAACCGAAGTCGAGTGCGCGATTTTGCTCCTTCAGCCGGGGCAGGGTGGTCAGCAGCAGGCGCGTCCCCGGGTCCATCTCGCCCCGGGCGAACAGGCCCGGATATGTCGCGAAGGGGCGGGGGCCGCCGCCCACATCATGTTCGACCGTGGTGCGCCACTGTTCCAACGACGCACGCAGCCCGGGCACCGTCTCCGGCCGGTCCGCCGCCAACACGCGGCAGTGCCGCTTGACCGCAAGCGTTTCCGTGGGCCCCAGAAGCGGCTCCATGCGGCCCCCGGCCGACTTGATGCCCT
This region includes:
- a CDS encoding methyltransferase, with product MANTSQLDPAAEVMADLAFDLGVAGHVLVAGDRTGAAARGFAQTGAAVARWDRRAGAGTSPSAWPPAGPFDAAALRMPSSKPELDMALHALASVVRPGGRLFLFGANDEGIKSAGGRMEPLLGPTETLAVKRHCRVLAADRPETVPGLRASLEQWRTTVEHDVGGGPRPFATYPGLFARGEMDPGTRLLLTTLPRLKEQNRALDFGCGIGVVGAAILALWPETQVDLLDADTVALVAARANVPGAGLALGTGLGDVAGTYHLIASNPPIHLGKAEDYGVLRHLLTEGPRRLTRSGQMLLVVQKRVPVDRMAEAAGVKDATVDVAAEDKLYRVWRLTRG